The nucleotide sequence GGGTTGAATGGGAATGTCCAAATTGCGACCGTACATGGGATGATGACGATTTGGTAATTGATGAAGAAGAATAATTTTTTTACATTAAACTATATCGTTACCTCAATTTAATATGGAACAGGAAAAAAATATTTTTTTAACATTCTTTAAAAAGCTTTCGGAGCGACAAAATTACGAGAACCATTTATCTGATGTTACGTGGGCAATGTGCGAAACATCTAAAGATTTCAAATTTTTATTCCTTTCATTTTTTTTTGGAGGAGACGCTTATAAAAACTATGTGCCTGAATTTAGAAAAGTTAAAATTGAAAGAGAATATCTTCGCAGAGAAAGTCGTCCAGATTTTTATTTCAAAATAAAAGAAAAAGAATTTATTATTGAAAATAAGATTGATGATTTGGATGACCATTTTGACAAATATAAAAGAGATTTTGAAGGTGCATTTTTTGGGTGGATTGCAAATTACAGGAAAGACAAAGAAGATGAAATTGAAATTCGAACTTGGGGAGAATTTAAAGAATTTCTCGAATGCGAAAAAAAAAATATGCCTGAAGCGACAAATCTTTTAATAGAGTCTTATCTTACATATTTAACCAATGTTTGTAAAATTATAAAAATCGAAAAAATGAACTTAGAAAATATATCAACGCTGTATTCTTTTAATAATTTGACAAATAAAATTATTCGTAATGAAAATCTAAAGACGCTTTGTGATCGTTTCGGTAGTTATTATAGTGGATGGCAATTTACAACAAGGAAAACAATAACAGCACCAGCGTGGTTCGGAATAATTTATGACGAGCAGCAAATTGCTATAATATCTATTTGGGTAACTTTGAGTTCTACGGATATTAAAATAAGTGGAGGTATATGGTTTGACGAACCAATAATTAGTAACGAAAGGGACAACATATTAAATGGTGAAATATTAAAATTTAACTTAAACAAGAAGTCTTTTGAGGAATTTACTAAAGATGAAACATCTGTGGACAACCAGAAAAAAATTTTAGAAAGTTTTTTTAAAGAAGTTAATGATAAACTTTCAAAAGCTGCCGAAAAAATTCCTGAGTAAAATAATTTTTTTCACCCACGCCATCCTTTGTCGCAATAGCATTTTACTTTTGCTTCATGTCAAAAAAAATATTTTTAGATGATATACGTCTGGTAAAAGATGTGTATCCGCATTTGCAAGAAAATGATTTCGAAATAGTAAGAAGCTACGCTCAATTTGTTTCCATCATACAACAAAAAGGTTTGCCCGAGTTTATTAGCTTTGATAATGATTTAGGTGCAAATGAGCAAGGAATAATTTTACCAGATGGTTACGCTTGCGCTAAATGGTTGGTTTACGAAAGCAAAATAGATTTACGCAAATTAGAGTTCAAAGTACATTCTGCTAATCCGGTAGCAAAAAAACAAATTGAAGGTTTGCTGAATAATTACATTCGATTTTTAAATGAAGGTAAATAAGTTCAGTTAAAATTTATGTTTGAAAAATTATTTTTTTAACTACGCCATTTCTTGTCTCAGTTAATTTCTACTTTTGTTTTCATGTCAAAAAGAGAAGCTACATTACGCCACCATTTAATCATCAAAAAAGTCAGGAAAAATCCGGCAACATTTGATGAAATTGCTGATTATCTTTCGAGAGAATCGGAACTGCAAGAATATGTTTTCAATACCTCAAAGCGCACCTTTCAGCGCGATTTAGAAGATATTCTTTCTACATACAATATTGAAATTAAATATGATTTTTCGCAAAAAAAATATTTTATCAATGAGGAAGATCAGACGGAAGTAAACGACCGAATGTTGGAAGCCTTTGATATGTTTAATGCTCTGAATGTTTCAGACCGCCTGTCGAAACACATTCACTTTGAAAAACGCAAACCGCAAGGCACAGAAAATTTA is from Bacteroidia bacterium and encodes:
- a CDS encoding cyclic-phosphate processing receiver domain-containing protein, encoding MSKKIFLDDIRLVKDVYPHLQENDFEIVRSYAQFVSIIQQKGLPEFISFDNDLGANEQGIILPDGYACAKWLVYESKIDLRKLEFKVHSANPVAKKQIEGLLNNYIRFLNEGK